A segment of the Lycium ferocissimum isolate CSIRO_LF1 chromosome 5, AGI_CSIRO_Lferr_CH_V1, whole genome shotgun sequence genome:
GAGGGAGGTGTAGATACCGTTGCAAAGCCACCCAAGTATTCTATACCAGTCAAAGAACAAGTTTTTGGGTCCTTGCTGGTACAGTGCAGGAAACTGCAGAGGGCATTAAGGTTCAATAGATTTAACAGACTGACACCATTACTCTTTTTTTAGGGGGAGGGTGGATGGCATTGTAAGTTAACATTATAGGAACTCCAAGAAGAAGTTATTGCCAAAGGACTCACCTGTAAGCAAACTTCAGACGACACATCCTGCTCGAATACTCCGAGTGCAATTACAGGCAATGAGGTAAGAAGCACGTTGaatagaatcatatacatatcattatAGACTGACTGTCCAGAAAAGCCAGCGAAAACCTCAAAGTAAAATAATGTGAGGCCAAAAGCTATATTTTTATAGAAGAAGTAGCATATCTGCATACAGAAGATTATGGTGCAGATTAGATGAAATATGTAAAGGATCCAAGTAATGTAGTGCTTAATTGTTTTGGTATCTGATGAGGGCATTTTATGTTATCAGGCCACACATGTATTTCATGTTCTGTGCATAAAATGAAACAGATATACAGCAATTACCATCTGAGCAATTCGTTTGTAGCACCAATGCCCATGTACAACGAGAAGTCTCTCCAAGAACCGAAACTGTGCGACAGAAAAGTCACTAGCCATCACTGCCTGCAAGAAGCTGATAACCATTTAAGCATAGTTACAGCAAGAGGTACTAGCCTAGAGGAAAACATGGCCTTGTTTCATTACTCGTGGATCAAGATTGATGCAACAATCCTTTTGTTTCAAATCTTAATTAATCTTTCGTGTCAAGTTTTactttctttatattttctgTGGTTGATGTTGCATGAAAAACCTTAAAAGATGGAtagagaaaaagaaatcaaGGTAAGAGCATTAGATAACTCTCCAATATAAACAGGAGGAACCTAGAAAAGACAAAGGACACAATTTATGGGAAAGTTTATATATTATTGGTCATGGTGACTGGACAGTGGAGGAATTATGGCGAAGTAACAATCTTCAAAACATAATCACTTCAATAAAAATGTGATCTGATATTGATATATGCACAGAAATTTCGCGGAAGAAATTTAAAGCTGGTCTATGGTCTTGGACAAACTGGTTGTAGTTTTACCTACTCAAGCAGTATCCATAGTTTGTAGAAAAATTAGCTATATAGGTTGTTATTGCTTAAGATTCTTGCTGGCCTCATGACACTTCCTCATCCACCATAAGCAATGGTGACAAGTATGAGTTCTGATAAGTATCAGCACATGAGCATTATAATCCCAATCTAAAGAAGGAAAATGTCAGTTTAGACTATGAAAATCACATTTTACTTAAAGGCTGAATCTGGTAATCTTCGTTTTTgagatttggaattttcattcGTTTGTGGGTAATTTAGTATACTATAATCCATCTGTATTCCCCACTACGTTGAGAGAATTTCTTGGACACATTTTTTGACCCATATACAAGTTTAGtggaagagagaggagagacAAAATATTATAGTCCCAAGAAGAATGTAAAGTtgcttttaataaattaataagcCAAAGACCCGCTATACGCATTATCAACCTGCATTCCTTCTGCACCACTAATGCCAACACCAATGTCTGCTTCTTGAatcatcccaacatcatttgCACCGTCACCAATTCCTAAGGTAATTTTTCCAGTTCCCTCCTTCACTAACCTAGTTACCTGAGAAGTATGAATAGGTTCACTTATGGAAGAATAGTCaggataaaattgaaaaaagcaAATCAAGTTTGAGATTATCTTACCAACGCCTTCTGCTTTGGAGAGACACGGCAGCAAATGACTGAAGCACAATCAACAGCTAAATTCAAAAATTGTTGCTTCGTATCATCCTCCAATGCATAAGACAGCGTTTTCCCGTCAATTATTAAGGCAAATGCGGCATGAGGATCCTTTTCAAGTTTGACCATCTGGGAAGCATTTGTGATTTGCTTCAAAATGTTCTCCTTTGTAGCCTGATCAGTGACAAATAAATGGAAGCTGTCATGATGATAATAAATTTCCAGAAGAACTAAAACTATTTGATTCCAACAAACCTACCTGTTTAGAATCTTGGGCCACTGAGTCTGCATCCACTGTTGTTATGCATATCTGTTTCATTCCTTGTCGAAGCAAACTACATGCGTACCTGAAATAAAGGAGGTATTTCCCTTCAGGAGTTTGAAGCCACTGACTAAATTATACTGTATGAAATAGTGGATGACATTACCCTATGTTTATGGCTGTTTCCATCTTATCACCGGTCAGAACCCAGATCTTGAGACCAGCTTGCGCCAGTTTATCAATGCACTGAGGAACCTGGTGAAAACATATAGATTGATATGTTGAAAGGACAGTGAATGGAAATATATACATTCATTttctagcaaaaaaaaaaacatactccCTTCTGTAGTTTATCCTCAACAGCCGTAGCACCAACAAGGATCAAATCCTTTTCCATCATATCAGATACACGTTCAAGAATGACATCTCTATCCCCGCCAATTGAAGTTTTTGCTTTAGTAAACTCTTCATTCCAAGTCGAGTACTCTGCCTCATCGAGTTTCTTGTAGGCAAGCACAAGAGTACGCAACCCTCCTTCCCCGTATTCGTTCAAATGCTTTGTCATAGCTTCCTCAAACTTCCTTCCATTCTTTGCTAATCTATCATAGATGATGCTGCATAATCCAATAGAAaacatttaatttaaaatttaaacaagaCAGGTAGTCATAGGCTACATTGATAAACTTAACACATAACAAAAGCAAGGAAAATTCATCCCTTATAGTATTTCCTACTCCACGCAGACAACAAGTCAAGCCCTTAGAAGATCTCTAATCCCATGTCCCACTGACAAATAGGTTGGGTAGAAAAGAAGAGTTCGAAAGAACTAACACTTCATAAAGGAAATAGCTTCTTTCACAACCATGCATATAAGAGTTAGGATAGAGGGGCAAATCTAGAGTAattcataaaaaatattttctgtgTCCCAAAAAGCTTTTGCCGATTTCCTTTTTGGTATGTCTCAGACAACTCTCCTCTGCTATAAATTTCTAGTACATTCTAAATACCACAAGAACTTTTATGTGATACAAGTCTAATTAAATTCTTTTATACCACAAAACTCAAAGTTAGATCCAATGCTTCTCAAACCAATATTAGACAGCTGACAGCTCACAGTGTTCGACTCTTTTCTTGATAATCATGCCAGTCAAAAAAGAGACAAGCTAATTGGAATGAAGGGATTTCGCGGAATTTAAAAACGCGTCTGTCAGTATGTTCTACAGCAGAATGACTCTTGAATGCAGGAGCGAAAATTGAGAATAACAAAGGGTAGCGACAGAAAGACCTGTCTGCTCCTTTACACAAGAGAAGAATCTGGCCAGTCTCATCCCGAATAATAACAGACATTCGCTTCCTCTTGCTGGTGAAATCCAAAAGATTAAGAATTTTGTATTCCCTGGAGTAAATGCAACAAAATGTAAGTGTACTACAAGGGTAATGCAATTCTTGAGAGAGCAATTTTTGGAGGTTTGAAACTTGATCTTACTTTTCAATTGGATCTTGAAAAGAAGGGTATCTTTCTCTTACAAAAACACTTGCTTGAGTTCTTTTGAAAAACTCAAAACCGAATTCTTTGGCTGCAACAAGAAATGATACTTCATCTGGAGACTCTGATTCATAGTTAAAGTTTCCGGTCTCCTCATTTACCTCAGGAATAGCAGCATGACAAATTGCAAGTATCCTAAAGAATAGCAAGATGACATCTGCATTTGGCTCTTTCATCCAACATCCCTTCATAAGGCGGCTATCCTCAAAGCTGAACCCCTTTATTGCAGGTTTAAGGTTGCTTTCATCTTTAGAGGTGACGACTGTCTCTAATTCAGGTGTCTGTTCAAGATCTTGTATGTCCTCTGCCAACTGCTTTGCAGCTGCAAGTTCTACATCACTAGCACGTGTTCCATACTGAGTACCGGCAATAGAGCATTTCAGGAAGTCCATTTGGTTGCACGTCAAAGTGCCAGTTTTGTCAGAGAGGATTGTATCAACCTGCCCAAGCTCCTCATTTAAGTTTGAAGTACGAGCTTGAGCAGGAGTTCCTgtctcatcatcatacatactgATATCTTGGTTTATGAATGATGCCTGTAGGACCTTCACGATTTCAATTGATACATAGAGGGATATGGGAATTAAATAACCATACAAAATAAGTGCAGTGAGCAAATGCAGAAGGCCAGATAACTCAGGCTCGTTTAGATCAGTCGAATTATTGTAACTGTCATAAGGTTGCAGGTACCACCAACTTGGCATGTGGAATTTTACATTTATGGCAAAGCCGATGGAACTAACAATTGATATCAAGAGAAGGAGGCCAAAAAGGAGGTAAATAATCTTGTCCATCTGTAATTCAACCCTGCTCCTCTTTGAAGGAGACTTTGTAGAATTCTGCATAACTTTGCTATCAGGACCAGTGAATATTACAACTCCATAGACATAACCAGTATTCCTAAGCTTTGAATCCCGGAGGAGAATCTGACTAGGATCAAGAGGATAAACCTGACGATCATATTCAAGGTTGCCAACAAAAGTGTAAAGGCTAGGATTCGGATCTTCACATTTTATAGTCGCGCTGAATTCCTTGAAAGCCTCATCTTCATCCAAGGGTAAGGTAACCTCCAATGCTCTTCTTACCTTCAAGTTTGTCTCTCCGTCCAAGTTCATGGTTTCCACATAACAAATTCCATCTTCGTAACTAGACGATAAAAGAAGTAAATCAGCAGGAAAAAATTGATCCTTTTTCACTTTCAGGACATCTCCAACCCGGATTTTCATCCATTGCTTATCTTCAAATACACCATCTATCGAATGGGCACTAACTTTTCGACGATTTACATTCATATCTTGCAGGAAACGCTTCGAATCTTCTAAACCTTCCTTCGCCATACTCAAACCAACAACAAAGACCAAAGGAGCAACCGTACTGAACGGATCAAATGGAGAAAGATCTGTTGTAAGTGTTAGGATTGCACACAAGAGAAAGTACAAGTTAGCAACACGCCTGAATTGCTCGAATAAGGCCTTGGGAAGGAAGGTGATGACATTGTACTTTGTGGTGGTTATGAAATTTGTGCAGTACTTTAGAGGTTTCTTTTCATGGAGGTGGGGTTTGTTGCAATGGACTACTCTTGATGAACCAGCGCCTAATTCATGAGTACCATCTTCCTCAGAAGTAGGTGTTCGTGTACGACAACCAAATGTGTAAATACTACTCCTCCGGATCTTTGCCCTTATCCTTCCACCCGCCATTTTTTTTCCCTCAAGCCAAAGCCTACATCAGTTGTATCACACGCATAATAACATTCAATACACAGCTATAATTTTCCTTCACCAAGGCAACTGAACGGCATTCTCAAACCGAGCATCATGCTTAACCTGAAGATAACAATAGCAATTTAAGCCACAACTCACGATTAAAAGACGTCGAGATTTaacctccaaaaaaaaaaaaaagaaaaagaatatttggcATCAACTTATCtgaagaaaatcaaaatcaaacaaaagcTAGAAACATCGAGAGGGAAGCGAAAATTGAGAGCTGAAAATAAACAAACCGAATATTTCACAGGAAAAGAATGCCCTCACATACTGTATATCatgaaattgaaatagaatATAAAAAATGATGGAAAATGACAAAGTATTCAGCTACGCTGCAGCTATTGGAACATGTACATTTATAAcataaacacacaaaaaaaatggaTTGGAAGGAAATGTATTATGCAATTTGTTAACATGCACGTAACTCGTGAACAAAAacagagaaaacaagaaaaatgataatagtaacgaaaaggaagaaaaagaaaagttaccTGAAGCAGGAAAagtgcaacaacaacaaaaatggagataaggaagagagaagaagaagaatgggaACATGCAGAGATTGCAACGTGAGAATGGGGAAGCGAGAGACAAGTTTTTACGTAGAATTAGGAATCACAAGAAATTCAAGTCCTCTCTTCTTCCTAAAGTCCCCAAGAAATGCCAGTATTTTACGGagtctctctccctctctttctttttctctttctattttatatatacatatatagtaattGCACTTTTATATAGATTTTAATatctaaaatttaaatttaatatattaaattaatataGTCTAATTTAGTCGAAAGATTAACAaaattgactctcgagaagCAAAACGTGACAATTATTTTGGCACGGACGGAGcattattttttgtttcctAGTTGATGTCCCGAACCAAATTGGGGCCATGGATAATTGAGATTTGTGCCGTGTACGActcaataaaattgaaaatagtcctttttaaaaaaaaaaaaaaaaaatcatttgcgtAGCTCAAACCCGAGATTAGTGGAGATTCTATTTATCCCACCTCAATGTTTAATcctatttctattttcttttgttgtttcttTTAGTTTGGAACCACTCCTCTCTTGTCTGCCTATTCCGTGTATATTATTCATTAATGTTGCTTTATTTCTCTAACGAAGGTGAAAATGCTTGAAAATAACAACTTTTTAGTCGTCAAACACTAAAAGAAGTATACATAAGTTGTAGGGATTCAGTAACTCAGTTAATTGACTATCTGAACTTTTACCTTATTGATGAGgattcgaatccccacattataatccccttcccctacacctatgtaaataataattaaaaaaatatatacataagtttATAGGAACCTCTCTTATAACAATTTGTTCTaaactttcatatttttcatctaCAATATCTAGGGTGTTTCCATTTCCAAAGTTTGCATCCACTAAATCACGCCCTTGACGCGACACGCATCTTTTTAGTTGGAACATGTTTGATTTTAGAAGGAATGTTTCTGGTGTGTTCACACACCCATTTGCCTTCTCTTTTTTCCCCTCACGTTATATGCCACATCCCTCTTTTGCTTAAAGCATGGGCACAAAAAACATAACCACCTCAGTTAATCTTAAAAAACAACAACATGGTCAAAGAGGAAAGATATTTGTCAGTGGTTCATCAAAGCAGCTTCTATTTCTCAGACCAAATGCACCAGAAAATTAGCTCCTGGTTGATGATGGCCTTGTCAAGAAGAGAAATATTGTTGTTTTGCACAATTCTTTTTAAGAGAATGTTTGTTTTCCCGAAGAATTTGCTTGTCAATGAAATTCCACTCATAAGTAGGTTCACAACATGATCCAAATTCCATTCTCATCGAGGTTAAGAtaccagtagagtcctgttctTCTCTTTAGGTTCTGAAACACTTGATGGTTTGTTTATGACTTATTGTTCTTATAGTGAGTTTAAAGGAATGGATTAAAGatgggaaaatttcataaatgactacattttaAGGGTTAAAAATCTGGCATAGCAACATTTTGCTTATTTACGGCTTGTAGCTACTTTTTTGTTTgctgtattcattttttttgctgtattcaatttttattttcactgtattcatgactaaaataattttttctcaccgtattcatgaaataattatctgtattcataaattggcttattttattcatgaatacaacaagtAAAAAACTGAATACATACACACCAATAATTACACAAAAACATCGTATTTTTCGATATGTATACAACAGATACAGGCGAAAAAAACTGAATACAATatagatacaccaaaaaattaataaatacaagTGAAAAACATTGTATACACGGTAAATATACGACAAATATAgcgaaaaaattaatgaatacaatgaattgtatgctaaaaaattaatgaatacactgAAAAAGAAACTTGATTTTTCAGATCCGGTACCGGAAAAGCCACCGTCGGCCAAACTCCGACAAAGCAACACTTGTCGACGATGAAGATCTGATGTATATGGAGTGCCCCGTTTTTTGCAGATCTGTCAACGATTTTCAACGACGATGTACACTTTTCGACGACAATGAACACTTTTCCAGATCTGTCAACGATTTCCGGCTGCTCGAAATTTCGCAAAGAACAACCCTTATGGCGGCGTCAATGTTCAGTTGGGaaatttttgtttgattttgtatGTGGAGTGCCCCGTTTGTTGCTTTCCTGAAAACATTCATTACAAAGTACAGTAATAAGGGTCTGGTTTATGAATTATCCCAACTACAGCAAGAGTAATAACTTCCTCAATTTGAATTTATGTGTCTTTGATGTTATTTGAAGAGCTCCAGCCAAGATCTGCTGTAAAAGTTCGCCGGAGAAGGACGAGAGGCCAATCGGTGAAGATCCGATGTATATCCGGTCAGATCCGGCCAAGATCTGACCGGATCTGACCGTAAAAGTTTGCCGGAAAAAGGTCGCCGGCGACAGAGCATGGGTGGGGGAGAGGGGGGAGAGAGAGATGGGAGGATTTGGTTGGAAGTGaataatgtgatgatggggtattttattttatatatatatatagctataagttgtatttatcataTAATTATTAGCTATGgaatgtatttattttaaactatagctactaaatataaatatgtactaATGTTAGTTATGCTATGTAGTTATCCCATTAAAGAAACACATAATAAAATGTCGATCCAAATTGCATAATGGCTGGCCTCCACTTACTCTAGTACAGGCAGTAGAACATTTTGAAATGGTTTAAAATGAACGACTCTACTGATACGCAACATCACCATcataaagaaaaataactaCAAAATAGAATCATAAAGAATTACGTCAAAAATAATTGCTCTAgcaaatttgaagaaaattcatcTGAGAAGTGATCTTGTCAAATGTTCGCGCGCTGTTGCCAAAGCTTGAGTAATAGTCTGAAAATTGCAAGACACATTAAGATAAAacaaatacttcaaataaaCAGAGAAAGCCAAGATGATGAACATTTCAACTAAGTTGTTTGAGAACAAAACTAGATACATATTTGCAAGAAGTCTTCAAATCAGTTCAGCCATTGGATACATTTACTGTTTGGTTTGGATTCCTTCAACTGATTAATATGCAATAGCTTCTTATTTAAAGGCTATGCTACAAGAACTTCACGCTAACAAGCCAACTTGGGTGGTTGtgggggttttgggggggggggggatgcgCTGAGGAGTAGTTGTTGTAAAACTAACTACTATAATCtaacaaaaaatgaatttactATGAACATTACCAAAGcagttgcttttttttttttttttttttttttggattgacATGGGAACCggcagccgctaccctttgggtgcgcacagggtaaacccagctcctgtgcaatagctcgcaaaccacacaggagagataaccaGCACTAGGCAAACatcgtgcgacgagctcgacccagaaggcaaatccccagCTGTCGTtggcagggggtttcgaacctgagacctccattatgaaagccccatgctcaaccaactgagccacccttgcgggtcaAAGCAGTTGCTTTCTTTATAAGCTAAAGAAGGCGCCCGGGGCATTTTGGGACAATCTAGGAGATTTCTAACTACAAACCTAGTCTAGAAAACATTAACTGCAAAATGGTTCTAGCTAAGCCTAGAGTATGAGACGTTTTAAAACATTGCCCACTAGAAAATTTCCGGTGCCCCACTGCCCCTTTCAGTTTCAGCCTAAGCAACATTATAGACCAAGAATGGCTTGATTTTCAGACCTTTGCAAGGGatgttttgtgtgtgtgtgtgtgtgggtgggTGGGGGGGAGGGTGTTGTTAATTACGGGATCTATTAAGCCTGTTATCTGTCCTATAATCCATAAGATTGATGAACCTTTATAAGAAGGCAAGGAAAGGTAAATTGATTCTACAATCCTAACAATTATACCG
Coding sequences within it:
- the LOC132055327 gene encoding probable phospholipid-transporting ATPase 4, whose product is MAGGRIRAKIRRSSIYTFGCRTRTPTSEEDGTHELGAGSSRVVHCNKPHLHEKKPLKYCTNFITTTKYNVITFLPKALFEQFRRVANLYFLLCAILTLTTDLSPFDPFSTVAPLVFVVGLSMAKEGLEDSKRFLQDMNVNRRKVSAHSIDGVFEDKQWMKIRVGDVLKVKKDQFFPADLLLLSSSYEDGICYVETMNLDGETNLKVRRALEVTLPLDEDEAFKEFSATIKCEDPNPSLYTFVGNLEYDRQVYPLDPSQILLRDSKLRNTGYVYGVVIFTGPDSKVMQNSTKSPSKRSRVELQMDKIIYLLFGLLLLISIVSSIGFAINVKFHMPSWWYLQPYDSYNNSTDLNEPELSGLLHLLTALILYGYLIPISLYVSIEIVKVLQASFINQDISMYDDETGTPAQARTSNLNEELGQVDTILSDKTGTLTCNQMDFLKCSIAGTQYGTRASDVELAAAKQLAEDIQDLEQTPELETVVTSKDESNLKPAIKGFSFEDSRLMKGCWMKEPNADVILLFFRILAICHAAIPEVNEETGNFNYESESPDEVSFLVAAKEFGFEFFKRTQASVFVRERYPSFQDPIEKEYKILNLLDFTSKRKRMSVIIRDETGQILLLCKGADSIIYDRLAKNGRKFEEAMTKHLNEYGEGGLRTLVLAYKKLDEAEYSTWNEEFTKAKTSIGGDRDVILERVSDMMEKDLILVGATAVEDKLQKGVPQCIDKLAQAGLKIWVLTGDKMETAINIGYACSLLRQGMKQICITTVDADSVAQDSKQATKENILKQITNASQMVKLEKDPHAAFALIIDGKTLSYALEDDTKQQFLNLAVDCASVICCRVSPKQKALVTRLVKEGTGKITLGIGDGANDVGMIQEADIGVGISGAEGMQAVMASDFSVAQFRFLERLLVVHGHWCYKRIAQMICYFFYKNIAFGLTLFYFEVFAGFSGQSVYNDMYMILFNVLLTSLPVIALGVFEQDVSSEVCLQFPALYQQGPKNLFFDWYRILGWLCNGIYTSLVVFSLNVLFFKNQALDSGGQTADLTILGTSMFTCIIWTVNCQIALTMSHFTWIQHVFIWGSIAVWYLAVVLYGEIFPDYAKYAFRILQENLGPAPIFWCTTLVVTLACILPYLAHVAFQRAFHPRDHHVIQEIKYYKKDVQDERMWKRQQTKARQKTKIGFTARVDAKIRNLKGRLQKKHSQME